In the Euzebya rosea genome, one interval contains:
- a CDS encoding Gfo/Idh/MocA family protein produces the protein MAGVTSDGRLNVAMIGYSFMGRAHAQAWSTVGRHFDLPVKPHMKVVVGRSAEKVEEARAKLGFEEAATDWREVVARDDIDIVDICTPGNSHHEIAIAALEAGKHVMCEKPLANTVEEAQAMADAAAKARVNGVRSMVAFNYRRVPALAHAKQLIEQGVIGEIRHIRAVYLQDWIVDPEFPLVWRLQSDLAGSGALGDIGAHIIDLAQHLTGATVTELTGHTHTFVTERPLAEGSDGLSATGSGGPGAAEPPREMGPVTVDDAALVIARMSDGALATFEASRFATGRKNGLRIELNGSKGSIVFDLERLNELELFTVDGTPATEGFRRILVTEGDQPYMAAWWPPGHIIGWEHSFVHEVRDFAVAIAEGTDPQPGFAEGLQVQHVLDAVQAASDQRGWVSVAPG, from the coding sequence ATGGCGGGCGTGACCAGCGACGGGCGACTCAACGTCGCGATGATCGGCTACAGCTTCATGGGCCGCGCCCACGCGCAGGCCTGGAGCACGGTCGGTCGGCACTTCGACCTGCCCGTCAAGCCGCACATGAAGGTCGTGGTCGGCCGGTCCGCGGAGAAGGTCGAGGAGGCGCGCGCCAAGCTCGGCTTCGAGGAGGCCGCGACCGACTGGCGCGAGGTCGTCGCGCGTGACGACATCGACATCGTCGACATCTGCACGCCCGGGAACAGCCACCACGAGATCGCCATCGCGGCGCTGGAGGCCGGCAAGCACGTCATGTGCGAGAAGCCCCTGGCCAACACCGTGGAGGAGGCGCAGGCCATGGCCGACGCCGCGGCGAAGGCCCGGGTCAACGGCGTCCGCTCGATGGTGGCCTTCAACTACCGCCGCGTCCCGGCGCTCGCCCACGCCAAGCAGCTCATCGAGCAGGGTGTCATCGGCGAGATCCGCCACATCCGTGCGGTGTACCTGCAGGACTGGATCGTCGACCCCGAGTTCCCGCTCGTGTGGCGCCTCCAGTCCGACCTGGCGGGCTCCGGTGCGCTGGGCGACATCGGTGCCCACATCATCGACCTGGCCCAGCACCTGACCGGCGCCACGGTCACAGAGCTCACCGGGCACACCCACACCTTCGTGACCGAACGCCCGCTGGCGGAGGGGTCCGACGGCCTGTCGGCCACCGGCAGCGGCGGTCCGGGGGCGGCGGAGCCCCCTCGGGAGATGGGGCCGGTGACGGTCGACGACGCTGCGCTGGTGATCGCCCGGATGTCCGACGGCGCGCTGGCCACCTTCGAGGCCAGCCGGTTCGCCACGGGACGCAAGAACGGCCTGCGCATCGAGCTGAACGGATCGAAGGGCAGCATCGTCTTCGACCTCGAGCGCCTGAACGAGCTCGAGCTCTTCACCGTCGACGGCACCCCCGCGACGGAAGGCTTCCGCCGCATCCTCGTCACCGAGGGCGACCAGCCCTACATGGCGGCATGGTGGCCGCCCGGCCACATCATCGGCTGGGAGCACAGCTTCGTCCACGAGGTCCGCGACTTCGCGGTCGCGATCGCCGAGGGCACGGACCCGCAACCGGGGTTCGCCGAGGGACTGCAGGTCCAGCACGTCCTCGACGCCGTCCAGGCGGCGTCCGACCAGCGCGGCTGGGTGTCCGTTGCGCCCGGGTGA